A genome region from Halorubellus sp. JP-L1 includes the following:
- a CDS encoding cupin domain-containing protein, translated as MSSSATAGTADRVLDFEGFPGRWEILETTEDTDGERFTTRMHLDERSELPTHVHPSAEEVYAVEAGELEVQVDGAWSTLAAGERVIIPAGTEHAFRNPGPAEVRNVHRPAMRIEAFFRRFHALKTERGVSMPPEGLRATILLAMLFTEYDDELVVAGPQRWAFAALSALGRLLGYDLPD; from the coding sequence GTGTCTTCGAGTGCTACGGCTGGGACGGCGGACCGCGTCCTCGACTTCGAGGGATTCCCGGGTCGTTGGGAGATACTCGAGACCACCGAGGACACCGACGGCGAGCGCTTCACGACCCGGATGCACCTCGACGAGCGGTCGGAACTCCCCACGCACGTGCATCCGAGCGCCGAGGAGGTCTACGCGGTCGAAGCGGGCGAACTCGAGGTGCAGGTCGACGGCGCGTGGTCGACGCTCGCCGCTGGCGAGCGCGTGATCATCCCCGCCGGGACCGAGCACGCGTTCCGGAACCCCGGCCCGGCCGAGGTCCGCAACGTGCATCGGCCGGCGATGCGGATCGAGGCGTTCTTCCGGCGGTTCCACGCCCTGAAGACCGAACGCGGCGTGTCGATGCCGCCCGAGGGCCTCCGCGCGACCATCCTCCTCGCGATGCTATTCACGGAGTACGACGACGAACTCGTCGTCGCCGGCCCGCAACGCTGGGCGTTTGCGGCCCTGTCCGCCCTCGGACGCCTCCTCGGATACGACCTCCCCGACTGA
- a CDS encoding PQQ-binding-like beta-propeller repeat protein — translation MYDGCSRRDALAAAGALGTAGLAGCLGRLGLGGSAATVTSETATTQFRGGLERRGVHPDATVPTAVEREWTLRDVNTGDHTAAKASPVALAGGDVLVPGDSGSLWRVDADSGDGVWEASVTGSSRGVHGTPAVVDGVAYVGGYDGVLTAVDVESGDRVWRSGLGDAIGSSPAYHDGVVYIAVEYHDPSGAMFGVDAESGDVVWEDQRVTDHPHSTCAIDRDAGYLVVGANDGDLYAWTYPDLEFAWTFSTDGAIKGPVATYDGAAFFGSWDHSIYRVDLAEGTESWSTRTNGLVMSGPAVDPAADVVYVGSKDGRLYALSTDSGKATWEYDAGSAIIGCPVVTDEHVLVGSYDRTLHAVAEDAGDRAWTARGVGRVTSTPLVHDGAVYFADRASETYLDDGSGETGALYKLASGD, via the coding sequence ACGCGCTCGCCGCCGCCGGCGCGCTCGGGACCGCCGGTCTCGCGGGCTGCCTCGGCCGCCTCGGCCTCGGCGGCAGCGCTGCGACGGTCACGTCCGAGACGGCGACGACGCAGTTCCGCGGCGGCCTCGAGAGACGCGGCGTCCACCCGGACGCGACCGTCCCGACCGCGGTCGAGCGCGAGTGGACGCTCCGGGACGTGAACACGGGCGACCACACGGCCGCGAAGGCGAGCCCGGTCGCGCTCGCCGGCGGCGACGTCCTCGTCCCCGGGGACAGCGGGTCGCTCTGGCGCGTCGACGCCGACTCCGGCGACGGCGTCTGGGAGGCGAGCGTCACCGGTTCGTCCCGCGGCGTCCACGGCACGCCCGCGGTCGTCGACGGCGTCGCGTACGTCGGCGGGTACGACGGCGTGCTCACCGCGGTCGACGTCGAATCCGGCGACCGCGTCTGGCGCAGCGGCCTCGGGGACGCCATCGGGTCCAGTCCCGCGTACCACGACGGCGTCGTCTACATTGCGGTCGAGTACCACGACCCGAGCGGCGCGATGTTCGGCGTCGACGCCGAATCCGGCGACGTCGTCTGGGAGGACCAGCGCGTCACCGACCACCCGCACTCGACGTGCGCGATCGACCGCGACGCCGGCTACCTCGTCGTCGGCGCGAACGACGGCGATCTGTACGCGTGGACGTATCCCGACCTCGAGTTCGCGTGGACGTTCTCGACCGACGGCGCGATCAAGGGGCCGGTGGCGACGTACGACGGCGCGGCGTTCTTCGGGTCGTGGGACCACTCGATCTACCGCGTCGACCTCGCCGAAGGCACCGAGTCGTGGTCGACGCGAACGAACGGCCTCGTGATGTCCGGGCCGGCCGTCGACCCCGCGGCGGACGTCGTCTACGTCGGGAGCAAGGACGGCCGCCTGTACGCGCTCTCGACGGACTCGGGGAAGGCGACGTGGGAGTACGACGCCGGGAGCGCCATCATCGGCTGTCCGGTCGTCACTGACGAGCACGTCCTCGTCGGCTCCTACGACCGGACGCTGCACGCCGTCGCGGAGGACGCCGGCGACCGCGCGTGGACCGCGCGCGGCGTCGGGCGCGTCACGAGCACGCCGCTCGTCCACGACGGCGCGGTCTACTTCGCCGACCGCGCGTCGGAGACGTATCTCGACGACGGCAGCGGCGAAACCGGCGCGCTCTACAAGCTCGCGAGCGGGGACTGA